AAAGCATAAAAGACAAATTGTTATAAGATTAAAGTTTATGACTTAAAGAAAATTTCCTGAGATTATGGGCAAAAAAAAACCGTTACTAAAAGGTTTATTTTGGAGTGGAATACTAACATTTACGGCGACAGTATCCGGATTAGTAGGCATGAGTGTAGCCTTGAAAACCCCTTTACCGTTTAATCTGGAAGACGTTACCAGCCGTATTCTCGGTATGAAAGAATTGGGACTACAATCTCTCTGGCGCCCTTCCCTCAAGCAACCACTCAATATTTTAGTTTTAGGCGTTGATTTAAACCGAAATTATCCTAGTGACTCACCCGAAAGGTTTAATAGTCGTAGTGATACAATCCTTTTAGTTCGTTTGAATCCCGATGGTAAAACAGTGCAAATGCTCTCAATTCCTAGAGATAGTCGCATGAGATTTCCTGAAGGTAATCATAATAAGGTGAATAGTGCTAATGCTACTGGTGGCATTGATTTAACCCAACAGGTGTTAAGGGATAATTTGAATGGTGTTACCGTTGATAAATATGCGAGAATTACTACGGATGCTTTTCAGGAATTAGTTGATGCTTTAGGAGGAGTGACGGTTGATGTGCCTATCAATATGAAATACACTGATCAAACTCAGGGTTTATTTATTGATTTACAAAAAGGTGAACAAGTTTTAAATGGGGATCAAGCAGAACAATTCGTCCGTTATCGTGAGAGTAATTTCGGGGATATTGGTAGAGTTGAGCGACAACAAATTTTATTAAAAGCCATGGGAGAAAAGCTACAGTCACCCATGATACTTTTCAAGTTCCCTCAAATCTTTCATATTGTTGAGAAAAATCTTGATACTAATTTGACCAAACAAGAACTATTTTCTCTTGTCTCTTTTGCGGTAGGTTTAAAGTCAGAAAATATTAGTACAGAAATACTACCCGGACAACCCAGCGCCCCTCGCCAGTATCGCACCAGTTACTGGTTAATTTCTGAATCTGAAAAAGACGGCGTTATGGAAAAATTTAAGTAAAAATGGACAATGGATAATGAGTAATATCAAATCCGTTTGATCAGCCGAAGGCTGCCGCTGCGCGATCACTTACAAATTGGTAGTATTAATATCTTAGTTCAATTTATTGAACGTGATCCCGTTGGTTCCGTGTAATTCATTACACGGTGGGGAAGTAGCGAAGATATAGTCGTTTTAAATCATTAGGAGTTGCTGAAAAGTGGTTAGTTTTCATAAGTGGCTATTTTACAAACTAACTCATAATACCTGTAATCTGACACTAAAATCCTATAATGGATAGAAGTTAAGAAAGATTAATCATAAAATTATGTCGAAAGTAGCAACTATCGCCCAGCGCACTTCACACCAAGCGGAAAAATTAGGTATAAAAAAATATGACATATATGGATCAATAATAGATCAAACCAGTGTCCAAGTATTTCAAGGCGAACCAAAACAAGTTAAATCCGC
Above is a window of Cyanobacterium sp. T60_A2020_053 DNA encoding:
- a CDS encoding LCP family protein, with amino-acid sequence MGKKKPLLKGLFWSGILTFTATVSGLVGMSVALKTPLPFNLEDVTSRILGMKELGLQSLWRPSLKQPLNILVLGVDLNRNYPSDSPERFNSRSDTILLVRLNPDGKTVQMLSIPRDSRMRFPEGNHNKVNSANATGGIDLTQQVLRDNLNGVTVDKYARITTDAFQELVDALGGVTVDVPINMKYTDQTQGLFIDLQKGEQVLNGDQAEQFVRYRESNFGDIGRVERQQILLKAMGEKLQSPMILFKFPQIFHIVEKNLDTNLTKQELFSLVSFAVGLKSENISTEILPGQPSAPRQYRTSYWLISESEKDGVMEKFK